From a single Pleurodeles waltl isolate 20211129_DDA chromosome 8, aPleWal1.hap1.20221129, whole genome shotgun sequence genomic region:
- the CHAMP1 gene encoding chromosome alignment-maintaining phosphoprotein 1, producing MEVIMKMNDVHHLECSRCNFRGSDYENLQIHMGTIHPECCDEMDTAGLGRLVFYQKSAKLFHCFKCFFTSKMFCNVYYHITASHSLPDKQANELNNVFSTKLEQNGNTKPDDKPLIESSEDEKSMDDSSEQDEKEQIAVSVKPEESVSAPLQEKIKSNEEDSSDADSTSCTGRKQNMNLLEKKGKLCNSDEDFESSDNSSTFPAVNKPAASAAQMTHIPEFSDDEDNPGLPNDIMEFSDNEETVPLPSELMDFSDNEDTPAVTKNVMDFSESLKVSCFPKQMMEFSDDEETPALPEELMDFSDNEDTPPESKCLQFPANEDSTTSKDKVVFSGDEDSRSQSKDALQCSDEEENTVLPKYVPEFSDAEEASVSKNIPEFSDDDDDETPALPKGIPEFSDDDEAPLPKCIPEFSGDEEKTAQSKEMHGFSDDYYNAGHTKEVPGLFDNEDNSARSKDIPEFSDNEDTSTRSKDLMDFSDTEETRTLSKEMEFSDNEENSRSKDAMMFAGLKEAPVQPKGIISYSDNEDAPARPKGIMEFSDDEEISTFSKDIPKFSEDSISPTTPTRPDDVTEFTDNLINSESAKDMQANSQKSVSPKQGTQTYFEDKASSSQPTVPVEKQTPSQSNDLLEFPEDSPAQLNDSLASVGDETPIELKDASESSEEKDAQSQEETMLKYLRRAKGKYYCLMCECRPMRKGAVLHHLVGKHNIPSPYHCKDCGKNFVLENVYKNHCMSHTEGQYKCTRCSFETNHPRGFKKHQTHCQSRHSDGANKKPFEFEENENAEESIKDDNDKDGEEKYISTDS from the coding sequence ATGGAAGTAATTATGAAGATGAATGATGTACACCATTTGGAGTGTTCACGCTGCAATTTTAGGGGCAGCGATTATGaaaatttacaaatacatatgGGGACCATCCATCCGGAATGTTGTGATGAGATGGATACAGCTGGTTTGGGAAGACTCGTATTTTATCAAAAAAGTGCAAAGCTTTttcattgttttaaatgttttttcaccAGCAAGATGTTTTGCAATGTCTATTATCATATTACTGCCAGCCATTCATTACCAGACAAACAGGCAAATGAGCTGAATAATGTTTTCTCCACTAAGTTGGAGCAAAATGGAAATACAAAACCTGATGACAAGCCTCTGATAGAATCAAgtgaagatgaaaaatcaatggatGATTCCAGTGAACAAGATGAGAAAGAGCAAATAGCGGTGTCTGTGAAGCCTGAAGAAAGCGTTTCAGCCCCCCTACAAGAAAAAATAAAGTCAAATGAAGAAGatagttctgatgcagactcaacTAGCTGCACAGGAAGAAAGCAAAATATGAATTTACTAGAGAAAAAGGGCAAGTTGTGTAACAGTGATGAAGATTTTGAATCCAGTGATAACAGTAGTACATTCCCtgcggtgaacaaacctgcagCTAGTGCTGCTCAAATGACACACATACCAGAATTTTCAGATGACGAGGATAATCCTGGCCTTCCAAACGATATCATGGAATTTTCAGACAATGAAGAAACAGTTCCTCTTCCAAGTGAGTTAATGGATTTTTCAGACAATGAAGACACACCAGCAGTTACTAAGAATgtgatggacttctcagaaagtctaaAGGTTTCTTGCTTCCCAAAGCAAATGATGGAGTTTTCAGATGATGAAGAAACCCCAGCTCTTCCAGAGGAGTTGATGGATTTTTCAGACAATGAAGACACCCCTCCTGAGTCAAAATGCCTACAATTTCCAGCAAATGAAGATAGTACAACTTCGAAAGATAAAGTAGTCTTTTCAGGGGATGAAGATTCCCGGTCTCAATCAAAAGATGCACTACAATGTTCAGATGAAGAAGAGAATACTGTACTCCCTAAATATGTACCAGAGTTTTCAGATGCAGAGGAGGCTTCTGTGTCAAAAAATATACCTGAGTTttcggatgatgatgatgatgagacacCTGCTCTGCCCAAAGGCATACCAGAGTTTTCAGATGATGATGAGGCACCTTTACCAAAATGTATTCCTGAGTTCTCTGGTGATGAAGAGAAAACAGCTCAGTCAAAAGAAATGCATGGTTTTTCAGATGACTATTATAATGCTGGTCATACAAAAGAAGTGCCTGGGTTATTTGATAATGAAGATAATTCAGCTCGTTCAAAAGACATCCCTGAGTTTTCGGACAATGAAGATACTTCCACTAGGTCAAAAGACTTAATGGACTTTTCGGACACGGAGGAAACACGCACTTTGTCAAAAGAAATGGagttttcagataatgaagaaaaTTCTCGATCAAAAGATGCAATGATGTTTGCAGGTCTCAAAGAAGCTCCTGTCCAACCAAAGGGCATAATATCCTATTCAGATAACGAAGATGCTCCAGCTCGCCCAAAAGGCATAATGGAATTTTCAGATGATGAAGAAATAAGTACTTTTTCAAAAGACATACCCAAGTTTTCAGAAGATAGCATTAGTCCTACAACTCCTACCCGGCCAGATGATGTGACAGAATTTACAGATAATCTTATCAATTCTGAGTCTGCTAAAGACATGCAAGCAAATTCACAAAAATCTGTAAGTCCGAAGCAAGGAACACAAACATATTTTGAAGATAAAGCGTCTTCCTCACAGCCCACTGTTCCAGTGGAAAAACAGACACCTTCTCAATCAAACGATTTGCTGGAGTTTCCAGAAGACAGCCCGGCGCAGTTGAATGACTCACTGGCATCTGTGGGAGATGAGACTCCTATTGAGTTAAAGGATGCATCAGAGTCATCAGAAGAAAAAGATGCTCAAAGTCAAGAAGAAACAATGTTAAAGTATCTGCGACGTGCTAAGGGAAAGTATTACTGTTTAATGTGTGAGTGCCGTCCcatgaggaagggtgcagttttgcatcacttGGTTGGAAAGCACAATATTCCAAGTCCGTATCACTGTAAAGATTGTGGAAAGAACTTTGTATtagaaaatgtttataaaaatcacTGCATGTCCCACACTGAAGGTCAGTATAAGTGTACTCGTTGTAGTTTTGAAACAAATCATCCGAGGGGTTTCAAGAAACACCAGACTCATTGCCAAAGCAGACACAGTGATGGAGCAAATAAAAAGCCTTTCGAATTCGAGGAAAATGaaaatgctgaagaaagcattaaaGATGACAACGATAAGGATGGCGAAGAAAAATATATAAGCACAGATTCATAA